One Glycine max cultivar Williams 82 chromosome 3, Glycine_max_v4.0, whole genome shotgun sequence DNA window includes the following coding sequences:
- the LOC100804670 gene encoding sulfate transporter 3.1: MGNADYAYPSGMNVESVHRVAIPPPQPFFKSLKYSMKETFFPDDPFRKFKNQPASKRFMLGLQYFFPIFEWAPKYTLHFLKSDLISGITIASLAIPQGISYAKLANLPPILGLYSSFTPPLIYAMMGSSRDLAVGTVAVGSLLMASMLGRVVNFNENPKLFLHLAFTATFFAGVLQASLGLFRLGFIVDFVSHATIVGFMGGAATVVCLQQLKSILGLEHFTHEADLVSVMRSVFSQTHEWRWESAVLGCCFIFFLLVTRYFSKRQPKFFWVSAMAPLTSVILGSLLVYVTHAEKHGVQVIGNLKKGLNPPSATDLVFVSPYMGTAIKTGFVTGIIALAEGIAVGRSFAMFKNYHIDGNKEMIAIGTMNIFGSFTSCYLTTGPFSRSAVNYNAGCKTAASNIVMAIAVMLTLLFLTPLFHFTPLVVLSAIIVSAMLGLIDYQAAIHLWKIDKFDFLVCFTAYVGVVFGSVEIGLVIAVAVSLLRVLLFIARPRTFLLGNIPNSAVYRNVEQYPNANHIPGILILEIDAPIYFANASYLRERITRWIDEEEDRIKATEQTSLQYVIMDMTAVANIDTSGISMLEECKKTVDRRGLQLALVNPGSEVMKKLNKSKFLDELGQKWIYLTVEEAVGACNFMLHSYKPNPMKDESEGWNNA; this comes from the exons ATGGGTAACGCAGACTATGCTTACCCTTCGGGTATGAACGTGGAGAGCGTGCACCGAGTGGCCATTCCACCCCCTCAACCCTTCTTCAAGTCCCTAAAGTACTCTATGAAAGAGACTTTTTTCCCAGATGACCCGTTTAGAAAGTTCAAGAACCAGCCAGCTTCTAAGAGGTTCATGCTTGGGCTTCAGTACTTCTTCCCCATCTTCGAGTGGGCTCCCAAGTACACCCTCCACTTCCTGAAATCAGACCTCATATCTGGCATCACCATTGCTAGCTTGGCCATTCCTCAGGGCATCAGTTATGCCAAGCTAGCCAACCTCCCTCCAATTCTTGGACTTT ATTCGAGCTTTACACCGCCATTGATTTATGCAATGATGGGAAGCTCAAGGGATTTGGCAGTGGGAACAGTGGCGGTTGGATCGCTTCTGATGGCTTCCATGTTGGGTCGAGTGGTTAATTTCAACGAGAATCCAAAGCTTTTTCTCCACTTGGCTTTCACTGCTACGTTCTTTGCTGGAGTTTTGCAGGCATCACTCGGTCTCTTCAG GTTAGGGTTTATCGTGGATTTTGTGTCACATGCAACCATAGTAGGGTTCATGGGAGGAGCAGCTACAGTGGTTTGTCTGCAACAGTTGAAATCAATCCTTGGCCTAGAGCATTTTACCCACGAGGCCGATCTCGTGTCAGTTATGCGCTCTGTTTTTTCCCAAACGCATGAG TGGAGGTGGGAAAGCGCTGTGTTGGgttgttgctttattttcttCCTCCTCGTCACAAGATACTTC AGCAAACGACAGCCAAAGTTCTTCTGGGTGTCAGCAATGGCACCACTGACGTCCGTTATATTGGGAAGTCTGCTGGTCTATGTCACACACGCTGAGAAACATGGAGTTCAAGTG ATAGGAAATTTGAAGAAGGGGCTGAATCCACCTTCGGCAACGGATTTGGTGTTTGTGTCACCTTACATGGGCACTGCCATAAAAACTGGATTCGTCACTGGCATTATAGCACTTGCG GAAGGAATAGCAGTGGGAAGAAGCTTTGCaatgtttaaaaattatcatattgaTGGCAACAAAGAGATGATAGCTATTGGAACCATGAATATTTTCGGATCGTTCACTTCTTGCTATCTCACCACAG GACCATTTTCGCGGTCAGCAGTGAACTACAATGCTGGGTGCAAAACTGCTGCATCAAACATTGTAATGGCAATAGCAGTGATGTTGACATTGTTATTCTTAACACCCTTGTTCCATTTCACTCCCCTGGTGGTGCTATCAGCCATAATTGTATCAGCAATGCTCGGGCTCATAGATTATCAAGCAGCCATTCATTTGTGGAAAATCGACAAATTTGATTTCTTAGTGTGCTTCACTGCTTATGTTGGCGTAGTCTTTGGCAGTGTTGAAATTGGCCTAGTCATAGCA GTTGCAGTATCTCTGCTTCGAGTACTTCTATTTATTGCAAGGCCAAGGACATTTCTCTTAGGCAACATTCCAAATTCTGCAGTATACAGAAATGTGGAACAATATCCAAATGCAAATCATATTCCTGGAATCCTAATTCTTGAAATTGATGCACCCATTTACTTTGCCAATGCAAGCTATTTAAGGGAAAG GATCACAAGGTGGATTGATGAAGAGGAAGATAGAATCAAAGCTACAGAGCAAACCAGTTTGCAATATGTTATAATGGACATGACCG CTGTTGCTAACATTGATACAAGTGGAATAAGCATGCTTGAAGAGTGCAAGAAGACTGTTGACAGAAGAGGGTTACAA CTTGCTTTGGTGAATCCAGGAAGCGAGGTGATGAAGAAGCTGAACAAATCCAAGTTCCTTGATGAACTGGGGCAAAAATGGATCTATCTGACAGTTGAAGAGGCTGTTGGTGCGTGCAACTTCATGCTCCATTCCTACAAACCGAACCCCATGAAGGATGAATCAGAAGGTTGGAACAATGCCTAA